The Horticoccus luteus DNA window CGCTGGAGGAAATCCGGCGCACGGTGACGAGTTTTCAGACGACCACGGGGCATCGCGGCGAGCTGTATATTCGCCTGCAAATCACGCGGGGAGGCGGGCCGATCGGATTGGATACCGCGCTGGCGGAAGGGGCGGACTTTGTCGTGCTCGTGCAGGAAAACCGTTTGTTGCCGCCGGAAAAGAGCGAGCGCGGGTTGTCATTGCGATGGGCAGAAAACATCCGTCGCAACCCGCGCGAGACTCTCAATCCAGCGTGGAAGACCGGAAACTATCTTAACAACGTGCTCGCGTTGCGGGAGGCGCGAGCGCGGGGCGCCGATGAAGTGGTCATAACCAATCTGGCGGGAGAAATAACAGAGGCGGCGGTCAGCAATATCGGATTTGTGCGCGGCGGGAAAATTATCACGCCCGCACTTTCATGCGGCTTGCTGGCGGGCGTGACGCGGCGGCTGGTGTTGAGCGAGGTCGCGCCGCGCGCGGGGATTTCGGCGAGCGAGGAAGTGCTGCTGCTGCGCGATCTGGCTTCGGTCGAGGAATGTTTTCTACTTTCCACCACGAAGGATGTGACCCCGGTCGCTGCGATCGATGACGTGAGGTTTGCCATCGGCCGCGGGACCGCGACGAGCCGGTTGAAGGCGGCTTTTGGCGAATTCGCGCACGGCTACGCCGAGCGACGTCGGGGCGAGTTGGGCGTTTAATAGCGCGTCATGGCGGGATCAAACGCGGTCGCCCACGCATCGATGCCGCCGTGGAGATTGAAGGCGTTGGCGAAGCCGTGGGCGCGCAAAAATTGAGTGACGCGAAGGCTGCGGCCGCCGTGATGACACATGAGCAGAACGGGGCGGTCGCGAGGAATCTGTTCGAGCTGCTGAGCAATCTCTCGCATCGGAATATGGCGGGCCTGAGCCACGCGGCAGATGTCGAGTTCGAAGGGTTCGCGCACATCGATGAGCACGGCGGCTGATTCCGGCCGGTGGAGTAGGTCGTGAGCGTCTTGCACGTTGATATCGAGCGGATGAGTTTCGTTGGACATGGAGGCGGGAGTGAGGGGGGCGGCGGGAGAAGATGTTGCGCGGCGAGTTCCGCACGCGGGACAAGCAGGATCGCGCGGGATGCGTTGCTCGGCAAAGGAGCAGGAGAGCGCATCGTAAGTCACCAAGCGGCCGAGGAGCGGTGCGCCGATCTGCGTGATCAGTTTCACCACCTCCATGGCCAGCAGGCTGCCGATGACGCCGCAGAGCGCACCGACCACGCCGGCTTCGCCGCAACCTGGCACCGACCCGACCGGCGGAGGCTGAGGAAAAAGACAGCGATGACACGGTCCGCCGACCGATGGATCGTAAACGGTCAATTGCCCGGAGAATTTGAAAATGCTCCCGTGGACGAGCGGGCGGCGCGTGCGAACGGCCGCGTCGTTGCAAATGTAGCGCGTGAAGAAGTTGTCGGTGCCATCGACAATGATGTCGTAGTCGCCGAAAATTGAATCCGCGTTCTCCGCCGTGACGGCGGTGGGTATCGTGATGACGGCGATGTGGGGGTTGAGAGCGCGGACGCGCGTGGCGGCGGAAGCGACCTTGAGTTCACCGATTGCGGCGGTGTCGTGCAGGATCTGGCGCTGGAGGTTGTGCAACTCCACGGCATCGGGATCAACGAGCCCGAGAGTGCCCACGCCCGCGGCGGCGAGATAGAGGGCGACGGGACTGCCGAGCCCGCCCGCGCCGACGATGAGCACACGAGCGGCCTGCAGGCGCTCCTGGCCGGCGAGGCCGATTTCGCCAAGCAAGACGTGCCGGCTGTAGCGCGCGAGTTCAGCGGAGGAGAGGGACATGGGGCGTTAAGAGACGTCAACCCGCACCGCGTGCAAATGAATTTGCCCCGCTGCGCTCCGGCGTCGCACTGTGGCGGATATGGCTCAGAAGTTCGTTGTTATTCTCGCCGGGGGCAAAGGAGAGCGGTTTTGGCCGCTGAGTCGTTTGCGCCGTCCCAAGCAGCTTCTCCCGATCGTCGGCAACCGCTCGATGCTGGCGCAAACGGTGGCGCGGGTTCTGCCGTTGGTGCCGGCGGAGAATGTTTACATTCTGACCAATGTCGAACAGGCGGCCGAGGTGCGGAAGGCGTGTCCTGAATTGCCGAAAGGTAACATCATCGCGGAGCCGGTGGGCCGCGATTCGGGCCCGGCGGTGGGTTTGGCGGCGGAAATCGTCGCCGCGCGCGATCCGAAGGGGATTTTTGCGTCGTTGCATTCGGATGCCGCGATCCACGACGAAAAGGCGTTTCAAAAGGATTTGCGGGTGGCGTTTTCCGCCGCCGCGGCGGCACCGGTGATGGTGACGATCGGGGTGAAGCCTCACGAACCTTCGACGGGTTACGGTTACAT harbors:
- a CDS encoding aminotransferase class IV, with the translated sequence MGTSFIQANSNGRLHPAAEPSVSPLNRGFLYGDAVYEVWRTYEGVIFAWEEHWERLEASAAALFMKLPLTAPRALEEIRRTVTSFQTTTGHRGELYIRLQITRGGGPIGLDTALAEGADFVVLVQENRLLPPEKSERGLSLRWAENIRRNPRETLNPAWKTGNYLNNVLALREARARGADEVVITNLAGEITEAAVSNIGFVRGGKIITPALSCGLLAGVTRRLVLSEVAPRAGISASEEVLLLRDLASVEECFLLSTTKDVTPVAAIDDVRFAIGRGTATSRLKAAFGEFAHGYAERRRGELGV
- the moeB gene encoding molybdopterin-synthase adenylyltransferase MoeB, which encodes MSLSSAELARYSRHVLLGEIGLAGQERLQAARVLIVGAGGLGSPVALYLAAAGVGTLGLVDPDAVELHNLQRQILHDTAAIGELKVASAATRVRALNPHIAVITIPTAVTAENADSIFGDYDIIVDGTDNFFTRYICNDAAVRTRRPLVHGSIFKFSGQLTVYDPSVGGPCHRCLFPQPPPVGSVPGCGEAGVVGALCGVIGSLLAMEVVKLITQIGAPLLGRLVTYDALSCSFAEQRIPRDPACPACGTRRATSSPAAPLTPASMSNETHPLDINVQDAHDLLHRPESAAVLIDVREPFELDICRVAQARHIPMREIAQQLEQIPRDRPVLLMCHHGGRSLRVTQFLRAHGFANAFNLHGGIDAWATAFDPAMTRY